A single window of Vespa crabro chromosome 23, iyVesCrab1.2, whole genome shotgun sequence DNA harbors:
- the LOC124431989 gene encoding deubiquitinase DESI2, which translates to MMFSSGLGCNLSFPSCLGYPRDSEELIPKMAREPIILNVYDMYWINEYTTPIGLGVFHSGVEIYGTEYAYGGHPKPKSGIFEITPRVAEELGEQFRYRQSVHIGYTDFTEEDVTRIINELGKDFRGDRYHLMNKNCNHFSSQFTLILCGQEIPGWVNRLAYFSSCVPFLQRCLPKEWLTPDALQHSLNQVSHHESTPPSDTSL; encoded by the exons ATGATGTTTTCATCAGGTCTTGGCTGTAATCTTTCCTTCCCCAGTTGTCTGGGCTATCCACGTGATAGCGAAGAACTGATACCAAAAATGGCGCGTGAACCAATTATTCTGAATGTTTATGATATG TATTGGATAAATGAATATACTACTCCAATTGGACTTGGAGTATTTCATTCAGGTGTTGAAATATACGGGACAG AATATGCTTATGGAGGACATCCAAAACCAAAGTCTGGCATTTTTGAAATAACACCTAGAGTTGCAGAAGAACTTGGTGAACAATTTAGATACAG ACAGTCAGTACACATTGGATATACAGATTTTACAGAGGAAGATGTTACCAGGATTATAAATGAATTGGGAAAGGATTTTAGGGGAGATCGTTATCACTtgatgaataaaaattgtaatcatTTTAGTAGTCAATTTACATTG ATTCTATGTGGCCAAGAAATTCCTGGATGGGTTAATCGTTTGGCATACTTCAGTTCATGTGTACCATTCTTACAGCGTTGTCTCCCTAAAGAATGGTTAACTCCTGATGCTCTTCAGCATTCTTTAAATCAAGTCAGCCATCACGAAAGTACACCACCTTCTGATACTTCCTTGTAA